The following are encoded together in the Mus musculus strain NOD/MrkTac chromosome 17 genomic contig, GRCm38.p6 alternate locus group NOD/MrkTac MMCHR17_NOD_IDD1 genome:
- the H2-Q2 gene encoding histocompatibility 2, Q region locus 2 isoform 1 precursor (isoform 1 precursor is encoded by transcript variant 1): protein MALRRLLLLLVAALKLTETRAGSHSLRYFTTAVSRPGLGEPRFIIVGYVDDTQFVRFDSDAENPRMEPRAPWMEQEGPEYWERNTQVSKENEQSFRVSLGTALSYYNQSKGGSHTLQWLVGCDLGPDGSLLRGYEQSAYDGRDYLALNEDLITWTAADLAALKTRSKLEQAGLAEKRRAYLEVDCLTWLRRYLELGKETLLHTDPPKAHVTHHPSSQGDVTLRCWALGFYPADITLTWQLNGEDLTQDMELVETRPSGDGTFQKWASVMVPFGEEPRYTCHVEHEGLPEPLTLRWEPPPSTDSYMVIIAVLVVLGAVIIIGAVVAFVMKRGRNTGGKVRDYAQDPGRDSPQSSDISLLEL from the exons ATGGCGCTGCGAAGGCTGCTCCTGCTGTTGGTGGCCGCCCTGAAACTGACTGAGACACGCGCGG GCTCACACTCGCTGCGGTATTTCACCACCGCCGTGTCCCGGCCTGGCCTCGGGGAGCCCCGGTTCATTATCGTCGGCTACGTGGACGACACGCAGTTCGTGCGCTTCGACAGCGACGCGGAGAATCCGAGGATGGAGCCGCGGGCGCCGTGGATGGAGCAGGAGGGGCCGGAGTATTGGGAGCGGAACACACAGGTCTCCAAGGAAAATGAGCAGAGTTTCCGAGTGAGCCTGGGGACCGCACTGAGCTACTACAACCAGAGCAAGGGAG GCTCTCACACTCTCCAGTGGTTGGTTGGCTGTGACCTGGGGCCAGACGGAAGCCTACTCCGAGGGTATGAGCAGTCTGCCTACGATGGCCGCGATTACCTCGCCCTGAATGAGGATCTGATAACGTGGACAGCGGCGGACCTGGCAGCACTGAAGACCCGAAGCAAGTTGGAGCAGGCTGGTCTTGCAGAGAAGCGCAGGGCCTACCTGGAGGTCGATTGCTTGACGTGGCTCCGCAGATACCTGGAGCTCGGGAAGGAGACGCTGCTGCACACAG ATCCCCCAAAGGCGCATGTGACCCATCACCCCAGTTCTCAAGGTGATGTCACCCTGAGGTGCTGGGCCCTGGGCTTCTACCCTGCTGACATCACCCTGACCTGGCAGTTGAATGGGGAGGACCTGACCCAGGACATGGAGCTTGTGGAGACCAGGCCTTCAGGGGATGGAACCttccagaagtgggcatctgtgATGGTGCCTTTTGGGGAGGAGCCTAGATACACATGCCATGTGGAACATGAGGGGCTGCCTGAGCCCCTCACCCTGAGATGGG AGCCTCCTCCATCCACTGACTCTTACATGGTGATCATTGCTGTTCTGGTTGTCCTTGGAGCTGTGATCATCATTGGAGCTGTGGTGGCTTTTGTGATGAAAAGAGGGAGAAACACAG GTGGAAAAGTAAGAGACTACGCTCAAGATCCAG GCAGGGACAGCCCCCAGAGCTCTGATATCTCTCTCCTAGAATTGTAA
- the H2-Q2 gene encoding histocompatibility 2, Q region locus 2 isoform 2 precursor (isoform 2 precursor is encoded by transcript variant 2): MALRRLLLLLVAALKLTETRAGSHSLRYFTTAVSRPGLGEPRFIIVGYVDDTQFVRFDSDAENPRMEPRAPWMEQEGPEYWERNTQVSKENEQSFRVSLGTALSYYNQSKGGSHTLQWLVGCDLGPDGSLLRGYEQSAYDGRDYLALNEDLITWTAADLAALKTRSKLEQAGLAEKRRAYLEVDCLTWLRRYLELGKETLLHTDPPKAHVTHHPSSQGDVTLRCWALGFYPADITLTWQLNGEDLTQDMELVETRPSGDGTFQKWASVMVPFGEEPRYTCHVEHEGLPEPLTLRWEPPPSTDSYMVIIAVLVVLGAVIIIGAVVAFVMKRGRNTGGKVRDYAQDPA; the protein is encoded by the exons ATGGCGCTGCGAAGGCTGCTCCTGCTGTTGGTGGCCGCCCTGAAACTGACTGAGACACGCGCGG GCTCACACTCGCTGCGGTATTTCACCACCGCCGTGTCCCGGCCTGGCCTCGGGGAGCCCCGGTTCATTATCGTCGGCTACGTGGACGACACGCAGTTCGTGCGCTTCGACAGCGACGCGGAGAATCCGAGGATGGAGCCGCGGGCGCCGTGGATGGAGCAGGAGGGGCCGGAGTATTGGGAGCGGAACACACAGGTCTCCAAGGAAAATGAGCAGAGTTTCCGAGTGAGCCTGGGGACCGCACTGAGCTACTACAACCAGAGCAAGGGAG GCTCTCACACTCTCCAGTGGTTGGTTGGCTGTGACCTGGGGCCAGACGGAAGCCTACTCCGAGGGTATGAGCAGTCTGCCTACGATGGCCGCGATTACCTCGCCCTGAATGAGGATCTGATAACGTGGACAGCGGCGGACCTGGCAGCACTGAAGACCCGAAGCAAGTTGGAGCAGGCTGGTCTTGCAGAGAAGCGCAGGGCCTACCTGGAGGTCGATTGCTTGACGTGGCTCCGCAGATACCTGGAGCTCGGGAAGGAGACGCTGCTGCACACAG ATCCCCCAAAGGCGCATGTGACCCATCACCCCAGTTCTCAAGGTGATGTCACCCTGAGGTGCTGGGCCCTGGGCTTCTACCCTGCTGACATCACCCTGACCTGGCAGTTGAATGGGGAGGACCTGACCCAGGACATGGAGCTTGTGGAGACCAGGCCTTCAGGGGATGGAACCttccagaagtgggcatctgtgATGGTGCCTTTTGGGGAGGAGCCTAGATACACATGCCATGTGGAACATGAGGGGCTGCCTGAGCCCCTCACCCTGAGATGGG AGCCTCCTCCATCCACTGACTCTTACATGGTGATCATTGCTGTTCTGGTTGTCCTTGGAGCTGTGATCATCATTGGAGCTGTGGTGGCTTTTGTGATGAAAAGAGGGAGAAACACAG GTGGAAAAGTAAGAGACTACGCTCAAGATCCAG CATGA